In the Ensifer adhaerens genome, one interval contains:
- a CDS encoding TonB-dependent receptor: protein MTTTAIVGLSSLAFTPLSIASAQQTTSRVSTARTFNIPSQPLASALNAFGRQSGLQVTLAAATSQGLRSPAVNGTLEPQQALARLLSGTGISYRVSGGTALIGSPTAAGGSGGVDASGATVLDPISAFGSGPLGAGEIEISSEDLKQKNPANIADVFSGEPGISVGSSLPMSQKVYVHGIEETSLAVTMDGGRQNNKVFHHNGTNLIDPGLLKAVSVDAGVAPADAGPGALAGAIAYETIDPRDLLDADGFGGFVTLSYNFNSDTVTTGLSAYGMHEGLEFLGYFNFGKGNDFTAGNGKVVEGTSTNLLSGLGKLAYEFESGDRFEISHDRINDDAPRPFRANVGSISNPKPWEPRIRDYTLDRQNTVFTYTDSTPEGWWDPKLLLAYSKTEVDLPIFPKPGAGVPSTYDAIGTSDSFNGKFENKFSFDIGNVIAGIDFYSDKAELEDLYDPGAEKARNVGIYAQARLEPWERTRLSFGARGDNQHFTGTTGQEWTNSGFSGNVSGEYDLIEDLLTAKAGYSHVWAGIPLAENFIINPNWDYGQGPKPVTADNYILGLEANYNGFTVEGSVFQTDLDDARAPRFRADLGIAAHDVRSRGFEIGGGYNWGDGYFKVKYANIDVEIDGKPADSDVGTYLAAPAGQIITLQAIHTLTDWGITFGADAEIALDYDDVAPGSKPLKGYEVFNAFVEYVPPERSNLTLRAELKNIFDETYSDRATYGQEFGNVTPLYEPGRSFILTARATF from the coding sequence TTGACAACGACCGCAATCGTCGGGCTTTCCTCCCTTGCCTTCACACCCCTTTCCATCGCCTCCGCGCAGCAGACGACATCGCGCGTCAGCACGGCCCGCACGTTCAATATTCCGTCGCAACCGCTTGCTAGCGCCTTGAATGCCTTTGGCCGGCAATCTGGCCTGCAGGTGACCTTGGCCGCGGCGACGTCGCAGGGCCTTCGCTCGCCTGCCGTCAATGGTACGCTGGAGCCGCAGCAGGCCCTTGCGCGGTTGCTGTCGGGCACCGGCATCTCCTACAGGGTATCGGGCGGAACGGCGCTGATCGGTTCGCCGACGGCGGCCGGCGGAAGCGGGGGCGTGGATGCCTCCGGCGCGACGGTCCTTGATCCGATTTCCGCCTTTGGCAGCGGACCGCTCGGCGCCGGCGAGATCGAGATTTCGTCGGAAGACCTGAAGCAGAAGAACCCTGCCAACATTGCCGACGTCTTTTCGGGTGAGCCCGGCATTTCAGTCGGCAGCTCGTTGCCGATGTCGCAGAAGGTCTATGTCCACGGGATCGAGGAGACCAGCCTTGCCGTGACGATGGACGGCGGCCGCCAGAACAACAAGGTCTTCCACCACAACGGTACGAACCTTATCGACCCCGGTCTCCTGAAGGCAGTGAGCGTTGATGCCGGCGTCGCGCCGGCCGATGCAGGTCCGGGGGCGCTCGCCGGCGCGATCGCCTACGAGACCATCGATCCGCGCGATCTGCTGGACGCAGACGGTTTCGGCGGCTTCGTCACGTTGAGCTACAATTTCAACAGCGACACGGTGACGACGGGCCTCTCCGCCTATGGCATGCATGAAGGGCTTGAGTTCCTCGGTTACTTCAACTTCGGCAAGGGCAACGATTTTACCGCCGGTAACGGCAAAGTGGTCGAAGGTACGAGCACCAACCTGCTCAGCGGCCTTGGAAAGCTGGCCTATGAGTTCGAAAGCGGCGACCGTTTCGAGATCAGCCACGACCGGATCAACGACGATGCGCCCCGGCCGTTCCGCGCCAATGTGGGTTCGATTTCGAACCCCAAGCCATGGGAGCCACGCATCCGTGATTATACGCTCGACCGGCAGAACACCGTCTTCACCTACACCGACAGCACGCCGGAGGGCTGGTGGGACCCGAAGCTCCTGCTTGCCTACAGCAAGACAGAGGTCGATCTGCCGATCTTCCCGAAGCCGGGAGCAGGCGTTCCCAGCACCTACGACGCCATCGGCACGTCGGATAGTTTCAACGGCAAGTTCGAGAACAAATTCTCCTTCGATATCGGCAACGTGATCGCCGGTATCGATTTCTATAGCGACAAGGCCGAGCTCGAGGATCTCTACGATCCAGGGGCGGAGAAGGCGCGAAATGTCGGCATTTACGCACAGGCAAGGCTGGAGCCCTGGGAGAGGACGCGCCTGTCCTTCGGCGCCCGAGGCGACAACCAGCACTTCACCGGAACGACGGGCCAGGAGTGGACCAACTCCGGCTTCAGCGGCAACGTCTCGGGCGAATATGACCTGATCGAGGATCTTCTGACCGCCAAGGCAGGCTACTCGCATGTCTGGGCCGGCATTCCGCTCGCCGAGAACTTCATCATCAATCCCAACTGGGACTACGGCCAAGGCCCGAAACCGGTGACTGCCGACAATTACATCCTGGGATTGGAGGCCAATTACAACGGCTTCACCGTAGAGGGTAGCGTCTTCCAGACCGATCTCGATGATGCGCGCGCGCCACGCTTCCGGGCGGACCTCGGTATTGCCGCCCATGACGTTCGCTCGCGCGGTTTCGAGATCGGCGGCGGCTACAACTGGGGCGACGGCTACTTCAAGGTGAAATACGCCAACATCGATGTCGAAATCGACGGCAAGCCGGCCGACTCCGACGTCGGCACCTATCTTGCAGCACCCGCCGGCCAGATCATCACCCTTCAGGCGATCCACACGCTGACCGATTGGGGTATCACCTTCGGTGCCGATGCCGAGATTGCGCTCGACTACGACGACGTCGCTCCCGGCAGCAAGCCTCTCAAGGGCTACGAGGTCTTCAACGCCTTTGTCGAATATGTGCCGCCGGAACGCTCGAACCTGACGCTGCGCGCCGAGCTCAAGAACATCTTCGACGAAACCTATTCGGACCGGG